A region of the Pseudarthrobacter oxydans genome:
CCACAATGACGGTCGACATCTACCAGCTTGGCTGCCGGATCTTCCTACTTCAGGAACTTAGAGGTCCTGCGGTCAGCCAGGATCTTGCCCTTGGTCTGGCAGGTGGGGCAGTACTGCAGGGCGGTATCGGCGAAGGAAACCTCGCGGACAGTATCTCCGCACACGGGGCACGGCTGACCGGCCCGCGCATGGACGCGCATGTGGCTCCGTTTGACGTCCTTCAGGTCCTTGGGCGGCTTGCCCTGCGCCTCGGCCATCGCCGTGCCAAGGATGGTGTGGATGGCGTCGTACAGGACCTGGACGGTTCCGCGGTCCAGGGACTTGGCCGTGGCAAAGGGGGAGATCCTTGCCGCATGCAGAATCTCGTCGCTGTAGGCGTTCCCAATCCCGGCGATGACGCCCTGGTTCCGCAGGAGCCCCTTGATCTGCTGGGAGCTGCCGGCAAGGATCTCAGCCAGCATGTCGGCGTCGAACGCCTCAGCGAAGGGGTCCGGCCCCAGCGACGCTATACCCGGCACTTCCTGCGGATCCCGGACCACGTAGACCGCAAGGCTCTTCTTCGTTCCGGCCTCGGTGAGGTCGAAGCCGCGCGGGCCCCCGGGGCCGGTGAAGGCAAGGCGGGCGGCGATGTGCCCTTTTCCCATTTTCAGCTGGGCGTCGGTGGGGGAGTCCGTGA
Encoded here:
- a CDS encoding Fpg/Nei family DNA glycosylase, which gives rise to MPELPEVAGLAGFLSDHLQGAVVSKVQIVSFAVLKTADPPFSALEGRTVTGVRRFGKFISIDTGGISFVFHLARAGWVRFTDSPTDAQLKMGKGHIAARLAFTGPGGPRGFDLTEAGTKKSLAVYVVRDPQEVPGIASLGPDPFAEAFDADMLAEILAGSSQQIKGLLRNQGVIAGIGNAYSDEILHAARISPFATAKSLDRGTVQVLYDAIHTILGTAMAEAQGKPPKDLKDVKRSHMRVHARAGQPCPVCGDTVREVSFADTALQYCPTCQTKGKILADRRTSKFLK